A region of Kribbella sp. NBC_01245 DNA encodes the following proteins:
- a CDS encoding HD domain-containing phosphohydrolase yields MAGEPAWRQDEIRTAEVIASLCLATDLGMGLPLEHGLHSTLFAMRLADRLDVDSATASQTYYGCLLFYVGCTVDAEISAELFKGDLLTNFNPVMFGSTAQMMGGIMRALADPESSAPVRALQAAGRLPRALRGHRRHIAALCEVAQMLSERLGMSPEVRRLFDHFTARWDGKGPTSAVHGEEIPLPLRIVHVARDAALQRMIGGVDYAARVVRERGGGAFDPVIAARLADEATEILALDDERSAWDDVLAAEPAPRLTLRGEAIDRALAAMGDFADLASTYLVGHSAGVAEVAAAAAQRCGLPPGEVAATRRAALVHDVGRVAVSVLIWQKAGPLSPDEWEQVRLHAYHSERVLCRSPLLAALLPVATYHHERLDGAGYHRGATAAALTTPARLLAAADAYHAMTEPRPHRPALTPELAADLLGQEARAGRLDADSVAAVLDAAGHRAQHVVPPHVVPQHVAPEHVGPQHVARPAGLTEREAEVVGLLARGLQTKQIARLLGISAKTADRHIQNAYAKIGISTRAAAAVFAMQHGLVAWGELPMARIGGRP; encoded by the coding sequence GTGGCAGGCGAGCCAGCGTGGAGGCAGGACGAGATCCGTACCGCCGAAGTGATCGCTTCGCTGTGTCTGGCGACGGATCTCGGTATGGGGCTCCCGCTCGAACACGGCCTGCACAGCACCCTGTTCGCGATGCGGCTTGCGGATCGTCTGGACGTCGACTCCGCGACCGCATCGCAGACCTACTACGGGTGCCTGCTGTTCTATGTCGGTTGCACGGTGGATGCCGAGATCAGCGCCGAGTTGTTCAAGGGTGACCTGCTCACGAACTTCAACCCGGTGATGTTCGGGTCGACGGCGCAAATGATGGGCGGCATCATGCGCGCGTTGGCCGATCCGGAGAGCTCGGCGCCCGTTCGTGCGCTGCAGGCGGCCGGCCGGCTCCCGAGGGCGCTTCGGGGTCATCGCCGCCACATCGCCGCGCTCTGCGAGGTCGCACAGATGCTGAGCGAACGGCTCGGCATGTCCCCCGAGGTACGACGACTGTTCGACCATTTCACCGCGCGCTGGGACGGCAAAGGCCCGACCAGTGCCGTCCACGGCGAGGAGATCCCGCTCCCCTTGCGGATCGTGCACGTAGCCCGCGACGCCGCCCTGCAGCGGATGATCGGCGGTGTGGACTACGCGGCGCGTGTCGTCCGGGAGCGAGGTGGAGGCGCGTTCGATCCGGTGATAGCCGCGCGACTGGCGGATGAGGCGACCGAGATCCTGGCGCTCGATGACGAGCGGTCTGCGTGGGACGACGTCCTCGCGGCCGAGCCGGCTCCTCGTTTGACGTTGCGAGGTGAGGCGATAGACCGAGCACTCGCGGCGATGGGCGACTTCGCCGATCTGGCCTCGACGTACCTGGTCGGTCATTCGGCGGGTGTCGCGGAGGTGGCCGCGGCGGCGGCACAGCGGTGCGGCCTTCCGCCTGGCGAGGTGGCGGCGACGCGGCGTGCGGCGCTCGTCCACGACGTGGGTCGCGTGGCCGTATCCGTCCTCATCTGGCAGAAGGCCGGGCCGTTGTCGCCGGATGAGTGGGAGCAGGTCAGGCTGCACGCGTACCACTCCGAACGTGTCCTCTGCCGATCGCCACTTCTCGCAGCCCTTCTGCCGGTGGCGACGTACCACCACGAGCGGCTCGATGGCGCGGGCTACCACCGTGGAGCGACGGCGGCAGCGCTCACGACTCCGGCGCGTCTGCTCGCCGCCGCGGATGCGTACCACGCGATGACCGAACCTCGTCCGCATCGCCCGGCGCTGACGCCAGAGTTGGCGGCTGACCTGCTCGGGCAAGAGGCGCGCGCCGGGCGGTTGGACGCCGACAGCGTCGCCGCGGTGCTCGACGCCGCCGGGCATCGGGCCCAGCACGTCGTACCCCCGCACGTCGTACCCCAGCACGTCGCGCCCGAGCACGTCGGACCTCAGCACGTCGCGCGGCCCGCCGGCTTGACCGAGCGCGAGGCCGAGGTGGTCGGGCTCCTTGCCCGCGGCTTGCAGACCAAGCAGATCGCCCGCCTGCTCGGGATCTCGGCCAAGACGGCCGATCGCCACATCCAAAACGCCTACGCCAAGATCGGCATCTCGACCCGGGCCGCAGCCGCCGTTTTCGCGATGCAGCACGGGCTCGTCGCATGGGGAGAACTCCCGATGGCTCGGATCGGCGGCCGTCCGTAG
- a CDS encoding (2Fe-2S)-binding protein: MIVCHCEVVSDREVVESIDGGARTLAQVCRATGAGRNCGGCVFSLKRLLCEHGKSVSAASFTEVAGATG, from the coding sequence ATGATTGTCTGCCACTGCGAGGTTGTCAGCGACCGCGAGGTCGTCGAGAGCATCGACGGCGGCGCGCGCACGCTCGCACAGGTGTGCAGGGCGACCGGGGCGGGGCGGAACTGTGGCGGCTGCGTCTTCTCGTTGAAGCGGTTGTTGTGCGAGCATGGGAAGTCGGTCTCGGCAGCCTCGTTCACGGAGGTGGCAGGTGCAACCGGTTAA
- the bfr gene encoding bacterioferritin produces the protein MLNEALTLELTVINGYFLEARMLDNWGFGRLGKAFYDLSIDEMNDADALISRILLFDGHPNLQKLGAVTVGEDAQEMLRLGIESEHSAVAQFNAAAQECHDLGDHGTAAVFEEMVRDEEKHVDWFESQLDAIERVGAQQYLAQQIESGKSPG, from the coding sequence TTGCTCAACGAGGCGCTAACACTCGAGCTGACGGTGATCAACGGGTACTTCCTGGAGGCCAGGATGCTCGACAACTGGGGATTCGGCCGACTGGGCAAGGCCTTCTACGACCTGTCCATCGACGAGATGAACGACGCCGACGCGTTGATCAGCCGCATCCTGTTGTTCGACGGTCACCCGAACCTGCAGAAGCTCGGTGCCGTGACGGTCGGCGAGGATGCCCAGGAGATGCTCCGGCTGGGGATCGAGAGCGAGCACTCCGCGGTCGCGCAGTTCAACGCCGCCGCGCAGGAGTGCCACGACCTCGGCGATCACGGCACCGCCGCGGTGTTCGAGGAGATGGTCCGCGACGAGGAGAAGCACGTGGACTGGTTCGAGAGCCAACTCGACGCGATCGAGCGGGTCGGCGCCCAGCAGTACCTGGCCCAGCAGATCGAGTCGGGGAAGTCACCCGGCTGA
- a CDS encoding LVIVD repeat-containing protein — translation MKRFVWFGCSLSIVGLLFGGLSAGAATTKGTALNMEVVGRHDLGNRGYNADVWVHDGHAYVGSWGFQDWAGGGENRFCPDDAHAGIVVLDTRVPSDPRPVAKLQQPTGTSAEDIVVFTARYGAFAGRDIAVSGIQTCGSSRYDVSLFRGLVVWDVTNPASPVEIGRLNTGCCTRGIHELEVQHRADLNRTFVYASVPASEYPDSASPTGMRDQSGRGDFRLIDITNPAQPVEISDWGVVHDLGGPPAAGQGCDPDPIFGHSVEPSADGRLAFVSYWDSGFVALDLVDPARPTFRGTTRYPVNADGDGHSSQYDETRRLLFTADEDFCKTSGAGIEKGFGYLRVYDYSNLGRPRQIGQYKTPNSSGPRDIGAGDYSIHNPFLVGTDVYASWYSDGVRVIDASDPMAPREVAYFVPPSANNPVSPSQRGVLTNATQVWGVVVDDATDLIYISDMNSGLWILRRT, via the coding sequence ATGAAGCGATTCGTCTGGTTCGGGTGCTCGTTGTCGATCGTCGGCCTACTGTTCGGGGGTCTGTCGGCCGGCGCGGCGACGACGAAGGGAACCGCACTGAACATGGAGGTCGTGGGTCGCCACGATCTCGGCAACCGCGGCTACAACGCCGACGTCTGGGTCCACGACGGGCACGCCTATGTCGGCAGTTGGGGCTTCCAGGACTGGGCCGGAGGTGGCGAGAACCGATTCTGTCCGGACGACGCGCACGCCGGCATCGTCGTACTGGACACTCGGGTGCCTTCCGATCCGAGGCCGGTCGCCAAACTCCAGCAGCCCACCGGCACGTCCGCCGAGGACATCGTCGTCTTCACCGCCCGGTACGGCGCGTTCGCCGGTCGCGACATCGCCGTCTCCGGCATTCAGACGTGCGGGAGTTCCAGGTACGACGTGTCGCTCTTCCGCGGCCTCGTGGTGTGGGACGTGACGAACCCGGCCAGTCCAGTGGAGATCGGGCGACTCAACACAGGCTGCTGCACCCGTGGCATCCACGAACTCGAGGTGCAGCACCGTGCCGACCTCAACCGGACCTTCGTCTATGCCAGCGTGCCGGCTAGCGAGTACCCGGACTCGGCATCACCGACCGGCATGCGTGACCAGTCCGGCCGCGGAGACTTCCGGTTGATCGACATCACCAATCCGGCCCAGCCAGTCGAGATCTCCGACTGGGGAGTCGTGCACGACCTGGGCGGACCGCCCGCCGCCGGTCAAGGGTGCGACCCGGACCCGATCTTCGGCCACTCTGTCGAGCCGTCGGCCGACGGCAGGCTCGCCTTCGTGTCGTACTGGGACAGCGGTTTCGTCGCCCTGGACCTGGTCGACCCCGCCCGTCCGACGTTCCGTGGAACCACCCGCTATCCGGTGAACGCCGACGGCGATGGGCACTCGTCGCAGTACGACGAAACGCGGCGGCTGCTGTTCACGGCCGACGAGGACTTCTGCAAGACGTCGGGCGCAGGCATCGAGAAGGGCTTCGGCTATCTGCGGGTATACGACTACAGCAACCTCGGAAGGCCCCGGCAGATCGGCCAGTACAAGACACCGAACTCGTCCGGTCCGCGGGACATCGGTGCGGGCGACTACTCCATCCACAACCCGTTCCTGGTCGGCACCGATGTGTACGCGTCGTGGTACAGCGACGGGGTGCGCGTCATCGACGCCAGTGACCCGATGGCGCCGCGGGAGGTGGCGTACTTCGTGCCGCCCAGCGCCAACAACCCGGTCAGCCCGTCCCAACGTGGAGTCCTCACCAATGCCACGCAGGTCTGGGGCGTGGTCGTCGACGACGCGACGGACCTGATCTATATCAGCGACATGAATTCCGGCCTCTGGATCCTCCGCCGGACCTGA
- a CDS encoding YciI family protein: protein MKYVLLIHSNPQPWGHPTGDTVAEHQALPKAERDRLNSDFEKLLSELQANGELLGGEALGDPAMSRLYRYSGRPVVTDGPYSESKEHLAGFFLIDVDSPERADAVAQTFAGPGETIELRPIHVF, encoded by the coding sequence ATGAAGTACGTCCTATTGATCCACTCCAACCCGCAGCCGTGGGGCCACCCGACCGGTGACACCGTGGCCGAGCACCAGGCCCTCCCCAAAGCCGAGCGCGACCGGCTGAACTCGGACTTCGAGAAGCTCTTGAGCGAGCTCCAGGCCAACGGCGAACTGCTCGGTGGCGAGGCCCTGGGCGACCCGGCCATGTCCCGCCTCTACCGCTACTCCGGCCGCCCCGTCGTCACCGACGGCCCGTACTCGGAGTCGAAGGAACACCTGGCCGGCTTCTTCCTCATCGACGTCGACAGCCCGGAACGTGCCGACGCCGTAGCCCAAACCTTCGCCGGCCCCGGCGAAACCATCGAACTCCGCCCGATCCACGTCTTCTGA
- the msrA gene encoding peptide-methionine (S)-S-oxide reductase MsrA, translating into MSLFRNKSALVEADKALPGRETPGFAVPADNIVLGTPQTAPAPEGFGEVWFGTGCFWGTEEVFWQIPGVYTTAVGYAGGYTPYPTYEEVCSGMTGHTEAVRVVYDPSKVSFEDLLKVFWESHDPTQGMRQGNDLGSQYRSAIYYTSPDQVPTIESTRATYQPAIKSRGYDDITTEVAPAATFYYAEPYHQQYLSEGKNPNGYRCHSNTGVPFPD; encoded by the coding sequence ATGTCGTTGTTCAGGAACAAGTCAGCCCTGGTCGAGGCCGACAAGGCCCTCCCCGGTCGCGAGACCCCCGGTTTCGCCGTACCCGCCGACAACATCGTGCTCGGCACACCCCAGACCGCCCCGGCCCCCGAGGGGTTCGGCGAGGTGTGGTTCGGCACGGGCTGTTTCTGGGGCACCGAGGAGGTCTTCTGGCAGATCCCAGGCGTCTACACGACGGCCGTGGGTTATGCCGGCGGCTACACCCCGTACCCGACGTACGAAGAGGTCTGCAGCGGCATGACCGGTCACACCGAAGCCGTGCGCGTCGTCTACGACCCTTCGAAGGTGTCGTTCGAGGACCTACTGAAGGTCTTCTGGGAGTCCCACGACCCAACCCAGGGCATGCGCCAGGGCAACGACCTAGGCTCCCAATACCGCTCCGCCATCTACTACACCTCCCCGGACCAGGTGCCCACCATCGAGTCCACCCGAGCCACCTACCAACCGGCGATCAAGTCCCGCGGCTACGACGACATCACCACCGAAGTAGCCCCCGCGGCCACCTTCTACTACGCCGAGCCCTACCACCAGCAGTACCTTTCAGAGGGTAAAAACCCCAACGGCTACCGCTGCCACAGCAACACCGGTGTGCCGTTTCCCGACTGA
- the yczR gene encoding MocR-like transcription factor YczR yields MAAPRHLPASTVAALMHGWSEAGGPAYRNLAERIRLLIADGRIPPGARLPSERELTEALGVSRTTVASAYRELRDRGYLASRRGSGSVTSLPSGAARGTGGRSTAGITQAPEFDTPGLYDLTCAASPSAVGIGSAVGAATEELASHLGTPGYHPQGLLELREEIAAYYEAKGLPTTPDQIIVTAGALAGTALAVRSVAEIGDRVLTESPTHPNSMDAIRRGGNRIVAAPMTPHGWDLPLLEATIRQTAPRAAWMVVDFHNPTGGLMPDADRERLAAAFARSRTTAIIDETLADLALDGRPMPAPFATYDPLGVITIGSLSKSFWGGLRIGWLRVPPALVARVLDARASMDLGAPVLEQLIATRLIASRDEILPERRMGLLTRRDALARALREHLPSWSFELPGGGLSLWCELPAPVGSSLVGVAERTGVLLMAGSRFSPDGGLERFMRLPYTLQPDDLTEAVRRIATAYGQLADAVPRRSAAMIA; encoded by the coding sequence ATGGCTGCTCCACGACATCTTCCCGCCAGTACGGTCGCCGCGCTCATGCATGGCTGGTCCGAGGCGGGCGGTCCGGCGTACCGCAATCTGGCCGAGCGGATCCGCCTGCTGATCGCGGATGGCCGGATCCCGCCGGGCGCGCGGTTGCCGAGTGAGCGCGAGCTGACCGAGGCGCTGGGCGTCAGCCGGACCACTGTCGCCTCGGCGTACCGCGAACTGCGCGACCGCGGGTACCTCGCCAGCCGGCGTGGTTCCGGCAGCGTGACGAGCCTGCCGTCGGGCGCGGCTCGCGGCACAGGTGGCCGGAGTACGGCGGGCATCACGCAGGCGCCCGAGTTCGATACGCCCGGGCTGTACGACCTGACCTGCGCCGCCTCGCCGTCGGCCGTCGGGATCGGGTCGGCGGTCGGCGCGGCCACCGAGGAACTGGCGAGCCACCTCGGCACGCCGGGCTATCACCCGCAGGGGCTGTTGGAACTGCGCGAGGAGATCGCGGCGTACTACGAGGCCAAGGGCCTGCCGACCACGCCCGACCAGATCATCGTGACCGCCGGAGCCCTCGCTGGTACGGCGCTCGCGGTCCGTTCGGTGGCCGAGATCGGCGACCGGGTGCTGACCGAAAGCCCGACTCATCCGAACTCGATGGACGCGATTCGCCGTGGTGGCAACCGCATCGTGGCCGCGCCGATGACGCCGCACGGCTGGGACTTGCCGTTGCTGGAGGCAACCATTCGGCAGACCGCGCCGCGGGCCGCGTGGATGGTGGTGGACTTCCACAACCCGACTGGTGGGTTGATGCCTGACGCGGATCGGGAGCGACTGGCGGCCGCGTTCGCGCGCAGCCGGACCACCGCGATCATCGACGAGACGCTGGCCGATTTGGCGTTGGATGGACGCCCGATGCCCGCGCCCTTCGCGACGTACGACCCGCTCGGGGTGATCACGATCGGGAGTCTGAGCAAGTCGTTCTGGGGTGGGCTGCGGATCGGCTGGCTTCGGGTGCCTCCGGCGCTGGTGGCTCGGGTGCTCGACGCGCGCGCCTCGATGGATCTGGGCGCGCCCGTGCTCGAACAACTCATCGCGACTCGGCTCATCGCCTCCCGCGACGAGATCCTGCCGGAGCGTCGTATGGGCCTGCTTACCCGTCGTGATGCGCTCGCTCGTGCATTGCGGGAGCACTTGCCGTCTTGGTCGTTCGAGCTTCCCGGTGGCGGGTTGTCGCTGTGGTGCGAGCTGCCGGCGCCGGTCGGCTCGAGCCTGGTCGGAGTGGCTGAGCGCACCGGCGTACTCCTGATGGCCGGATCGCGCTTCTCCCCCGATGGCGGGCTGGAGCGGTTCATGCGCCTGCCTTACACGCTGCAGCCCGATGACCTGACTGAGGCGGTACGACGTATCGCCACGGCGTACGGGCAATTGGCGGACGCCGTGCCCCGGCGTAGCGCCGCCATGATCGCGTAA
- the yczE gene encoding membrane protein YczE, protein MTATTAVPAPNLNPLAQLKAGRLTRRLIQLYVGLACYGISFGVMVHSHLGLPPWAVLDYGIAEHLPLTIGQSSIGVAFLVLLMWIPLRQWPGLGTISNALVIGVVLDLTLWALDRPDQLWIRIAFLVFGIVGNGLATAMYIGAQFGAGPRDGLMTGLVRRTGLSVRLIRTTIEVAVLAIGFVLGGIVGLGTVAYALAIGPLAQLFLPHFRVRLDK, encoded by the coding sequence GTGACCGCCACCACCGCAGTGCCAGCGCCCAATCTGAACCCGCTCGCCCAGCTCAAAGCGGGCCGCCTGACCCGACGGCTGATCCAGCTGTACGTCGGACTCGCGTGTTACGGCATCTCGTTCGGCGTGATGGTCCACAGTCATCTCGGCCTGCCGCCGTGGGCCGTGCTCGACTACGGCATCGCCGAGCACCTTCCGCTGACCATCGGCCAGTCGAGCATCGGCGTGGCGTTCCTGGTGTTGCTGATGTGGATCCCGCTGCGGCAATGGCCCGGACTCGGCACGATCAGCAACGCCTTGGTGATCGGCGTGGTCTTGGACCTGACTCTGTGGGCGCTGGACCGCCCGGATCAGCTCTGGATCCGGATCGCCTTCCTGGTCTTCGGCATCGTCGGCAACGGCCTGGCCACCGCGATGTACATCGGCGCGCAGTTCGGGGCAGGCCCGCGCGACGGCCTGATGACCGGACTCGTCCGCCGTACCGGCCTGAGCGTCCGCCTCATCCGCACCACGATCGAGGTCGCCGTACTCGCGATCGGCTTCGTCCTCGGCGGCATCGTCGGCCTCGGCACCGTCGCCTACGCCCTGGCCATCGGCCCCCTGGCCCAACTCTTCCTGCCCCACTTCCGCGTCCGCCTGGATAAGTAG
- a CDS encoding MMPL family transporter — MFTRLGRFVVHNPWKVIAAWVIAAFAVVAFAPTLADVTNKDQTSFLPDKYESVQAQQLAAKAFGQTNDATATIVVKRTDGAVLTAADQAKAAEIASRITAAKIDRVTGAMTGPQALSPNKQVQLISVGLKGLPDEQKVLDAIQKVRDTAGPAADGSGLQYGVTGDAALFLDNKDAFDNAFVVVGIATVVLIVGLLLFIYRSPVAAFLPLLTVGLVSAIAPGLIALAAKAFDLQATQDLQTILTVVLYGVGTDYILFLLFRFRERLRAGEEPKEALVNATSRVSEVIVSAAGAIVVAFSALLLAVFGGFKSLGPGLAIAVAVMAFAAITLVPAVVSLLGPKVFWPSKSWQKTPRGAVFKRFGTFTARRPAVVAVISGGLMVALALGALGMKTDYDAFSQLPDDTESARAVKDLQSGFPAGALNPTTVYVRGDSPLSVEDLNAYAQELGKVPGVGAVLPAGADGSLALLNPDKTVAQINVVLAGAPYAKESMDLVDGKLREVAHAAAPAGTTPLLGGVTASYADIRDANSRDLAVIFPVAGGLIALILALLLRSLLAPLVLMLAVILSFFSTIGATVLVFQGAAGHAGVTFSLPIMLYLFVVAIGTDYNILMIARLREEAEQGTDPRTAADLAIEHGGPSVAAAGLILAGTFSSLMLAGMALLTEMGFSVAVGIAISAFLMSIFLVPSVTALLGTRIWWPRKLAVAPSTEAAEKVAEPVG, encoded by the coding sequence GTGTTCACTCGACTTGGGCGGTTCGTCGTCCACAACCCTTGGAAGGTGATCGCCGCCTGGGTGATCGCCGCGTTCGCCGTGGTGGCGTTCGCGCCGACGCTGGCCGACGTGACCAACAAGGACCAGACGAGCTTCCTGCCCGACAAGTACGAGTCGGTGCAGGCGCAACAGCTCGCGGCCAAGGCCTTCGGGCAGACCAATGACGCGACGGCCACGATCGTGGTCAAACGCACCGACGGCGCCGTCCTGACCGCGGCGGATCAGGCCAAGGCGGCCGAGATCGCCAGTCGCATCACCGCGGCCAAGATCGATCGCGTGACCGGCGCGATGACCGGGCCGCAGGCGCTGTCGCCGAACAAGCAGGTCCAGCTGATCAGCGTCGGCCTGAAGGGTCTGCCGGACGAGCAGAAGGTGCTCGACGCGATCCAGAAGGTGCGCGACACTGCCGGGCCAGCCGCCGACGGCAGCGGTCTGCAGTACGGCGTGACCGGGGACGCCGCGTTGTTCCTGGACAACAAGGACGCCTTCGACAACGCGTTCGTGGTCGTCGGTATCGCCACCGTGGTGCTGATCGTCGGCCTGCTGCTGTTCATCTACCGCAGCCCGGTCGCGGCGTTCCTGCCGTTGCTCACGGTCGGCCTGGTGAGCGCGATCGCGCCTGGTCTGATCGCCCTTGCGGCCAAGGCTTTCGACCTGCAGGCGACGCAAGACCTGCAGACGATCCTGACGGTGGTGCTCTACGGCGTCGGCACGGACTACATCCTGTTCCTGCTGTTCCGCTTCCGGGAACGGCTGCGCGCGGGCGAGGAGCCGAAGGAGGCCCTGGTCAACGCCACCAGTCGCGTATCCGAGGTCATCGTCTCGGCCGCGGGCGCCATCGTCGTGGCCTTCAGCGCCTTGCTACTCGCCGTCTTCGGTGGTTTCAAGAGCCTCGGTCCGGGTCTGGCCATCGCTGTTGCCGTGATGGCGTTCGCGGCGATCACCTTGGTTCCCGCGGTCGTCTCGCTGCTCGGGCCGAAGGTGTTCTGGCCGTCCAAGTCGTGGCAGAAGACGCCGCGCGGTGCGGTGTTCAAGCGCTTCGGCACCTTCACGGCCCGCCGGCCTGCCGTGGTGGCGGTCATCTCGGGCGGTCTGATGGTCGCGCTGGCCCTCGGTGCGTTGGGGATGAAGACCGACTACGACGCGTTCAGCCAGCTGCCCGATGACACCGAGTCGGCTCGCGCGGTGAAGGACCTCCAGTCGGGCTTCCCGGCCGGCGCGCTGAACCCGACGACCGTGTACGTGCGCGGCGATTCGCCTTTGTCCGTTGAGGATTTGAACGCGTATGCACAGGAGCTTGGCAAGGTCCCGGGCGTCGGCGCCGTACTACCCGCAGGGGCGGACGGAAGTCTCGCGCTGCTGAATCCGGACAAGACGGTCGCGCAGATCAACGTCGTACTCGCGGGGGCGCCGTACGCCAAGGAGTCGATGGACCTGGTCGACGGCAAACTGCGCGAGGTCGCACACGCCGCGGCCCCGGCCGGCACCACTCCCCTGCTCGGTGGAGTGACCGCGAGCTATGCCGATATCCGGGACGCGAACAGCCGGGATCTGGCGGTCATCTTCCCGGTCGCGGGTGGTCTGATCGCGCTCATCCTGGCGTTGCTGCTGCGTAGTCTGCTGGCGCCACTCGTCCTGATGCTGGCGGTCATTCTGAGCTTCTTCAGCACGATCGGCGCGACGGTCCTGGTCTTCCAGGGCGCGGCGGGCCATGCGGGCGTGACGTTCTCGCTGCCGATCATGCTGTATCTCTTCGTGGTCGCGATCGGGACGGACTACAACATCCTGATGATCGCGCGATTGCGGGAAGAGGCCGAACAAGGGACGGATCCCCGTACGGCGGCGGATCTGGCCATCGAGCACGGCGGGCCTTCGGTGGCTGCCGCCGGATTGATCCTGGCGGGCACGTTCTCCTCGCTGATGCTGGCGGGAATGGCCTTGCTCACCGAGATGGGCTTCTCCGTGGCCGTCGGCATCGCCATCTCGGCCTTCCTGATGTCCATCTTCCTGGTGCCCAGCGTCACCGCCCTCCTCGGCACCCGCATCTGGTGGCCGCGAAAGCTCGCCGTCGCGCCTTCCACGGAGGCGGCCGAGAAGGTCGCCGAACCGGTGGGCTGA
- a CDS encoding TetR/AcrR family transcriptional regulator gives MQRDTKAEIHQAALELFSTHGYEKTSLREIAEQVGITKASLYYHYSSKQDLLKAIIGTFFDDLQRVLQLVDVVEWSPESERELLAAYLDVVILHRSTGPSLLRDFTAVLAAFEESLDELIAQSRRFQVWLAGPDPTTADLILASAAVEVVGAVISSALATPEATDEELRRVVLGAATAVLALRSKSVQVPS, from the coding sequence ATGCAGCGCGATACCAAGGCCGAGATCCATCAGGCCGCCCTGGAACTCTTCTCGACCCACGGCTACGAGAAGACCAGCCTGCGTGAGATCGCGGAGCAGGTCGGCATCACCAAGGCCTCGCTCTACTACCACTACTCGTCCAAGCAGGACCTGCTGAAGGCGATCATCGGCACCTTCTTCGACGACCTGCAACGGGTCCTGCAACTCGTGGACGTGGTCGAGTGGAGCCCTGAGTCGGAGCGCGAGCTGCTCGCGGCGTACCTGGACGTGGTGATCCTGCACCGCTCGACCGGGCCGTCCCTGCTGCGCGATTTCACCGCCGTGCTGGCCGCGTTCGAGGAGAGTCTGGACGAGCTGATCGCTCAGAGCCGGCGCTTCCAGGTCTGGCTGGCAGGTCCCGACCCGACCACGGCCGACCTGATCCTGGCGTCCGCGGCGGTCGAGGTGGTGGGCGCGGTGATCTCGAGCGCGTTGGCCACGCCGGAGGCCACGGACGAGGAGCTACGCCGCGTCGTACTGGGGGCCGCGACGGCCGTACTGGCCCTTCGTTCCAAGTCCGTCCAGGTGCCGTCGTAG
- a CDS encoding cystathionine gamma-synthase: MTTSPQYGFETLAIHAGNEPDPTTGAVVPPIYATSTYKQDGVGGLRNGYEYSRSANPTRTALEECLAAIEAGTRGFAFASGLAAEDTLMRSICKPGDHVVFPDDAYGGTFRLFSKVLSQWGIDMTPAAVTHPDAIRKAIRPGVTKVVWLETPTNPLLNVADIAIVAQIAHDAGALLVVDNTFASPYLQQPLELGADVVVHSTTKYMGGHSDVVGGALIVRDPELADKIAYHQNAIGAVAGPFDAWLVLRGIKTLGVRMDRHSDNAEKVVEYLQRHQSVTSVLYPGIDGHPGHETAAKQMKRYGGIVSFRVSGGEKQAIDICNKAEVWTLGESLGGVESLIEHPGKMTHASVAGTPLEVPGDLVRLSVGIETVDDLLHDLDRAMS; the protein is encoded by the coding sequence GTGACCACTTCTCCGCAGTACGGTTTCGAGACCCTTGCGATCCACGCCGGCAATGAGCCCGACCCCACCACCGGCGCTGTTGTGCCGCCGATCTACGCCACCAGCACCTACAAGCAGGACGGCGTCGGCGGTCTACGCAACGGGTACGAGTACTCACGCTCGGCCAACCCGACCCGGACGGCGCTGGAGGAGTGCCTGGCCGCGATCGAGGCCGGCACCCGCGGTTTCGCGTTCGCCAGCGGTCTGGCCGCCGAGGACACGCTGATGCGGTCGATCTGCAAGCCGGGCGACCACGTGGTCTTCCCCGACGACGCGTACGGCGGCACGTTCCGGCTGTTCTCGAAGGTGCTCTCGCAGTGGGGTATCGACATGACGCCCGCGGCCGTCACCCACCCGGACGCCATTCGCAAGGCGATCCGCCCGGGCGTGACCAAGGTGGTCTGGCTGGAGACGCCGACCAACCCGCTGCTGAACGTGGCCGATATCGCGATCGTGGCCCAGATCGCCCATGACGCGGGCGCGCTGCTCGTCGTCGACAACACCTTCGCCTCGCCGTACCTGCAGCAGCCGCTGGAGCTCGGCGCCGACGTCGTCGTGCACTCCACCACCAAGTACATGGGCGGTCACTCGGACGTCGTGGGCGGCGCGCTGATCGTTCGCGACCCGGAGCTGGCCGACAAGATCGCCTACCACCAGAACGCCATCGGCGCGGTGGCCGGCCCGTTCGACGCCTGGCTGGTGCTGCGTGGCATCAAGACCCTTGGCGTGCGGATGGACCGGCACAGCGACAACGCCGAGAAGGTCGTCGAGTACCTGCAGCGCCACCAGTCCGTCACCTCGGTTCTCTACCCGGGGATCGACGGTCACCCAGGCCACGAGACCGCTGCCAAGCAGATGAAGCGGTACGGCGGCATCGTCTCCTTCCGCGTCTCCGGTGGTGAGAAGCAGGCCATCGACATCTGCAACAAGGCCGAGGTCTGGACGCTGGGCGAATCGCTCGGTGGTGTCGAGTCGCTGATCGAGCACCCGGGCAAGATGACGCACGCCTCGGTCGCGGGCACGCCGCTGGAGGTGCCGGGCGACCTGGTCCGGCTGAGCGTGGGCATCGAGACGGTCGACGACCTGCTGCACGACCTCGACCGCGCGATGTCTTAA